The Catenulispora sp. GP43 genome has a window encoding:
- a CDS encoding alpha/beta hydrolase translates to MSIDIRATTILPAERRPVTLTTADGLDLVGELALPPEGRTPAGTLVTLHPLPTHGGFMDSHVYRKAAWRLPALADLAVLRFNTRGTVSPAGRSQGEFDNGVGERFDVQAAIEFADFSDLPNRWLIGWSFGTDLALMYGEDPTIDGLILLSPPLRYSRPEDMDRWAASGKPVVALVPEFDDYLRPAEAAERFAHAWKGHSPQAEVIGVEGAKHLWVGEKYVQRAHNEIVKRVNPAAYPLPTTWDGEFETFAE, encoded by the coding sequence ATGAGCATCGACATCCGCGCCACCACGATCCTGCCGGCCGAGCGGCGTCCGGTGACCCTGACCACCGCCGACGGCCTGGACCTGGTCGGCGAGCTGGCGCTGCCCCCGGAGGGCCGGACGCCGGCCGGGACGCTGGTCACGCTGCATCCGCTGCCCACCCACGGCGGTTTCATGGACAGCCACGTCTACCGCAAGGCGGCCTGGCGGCTGCCGGCGCTGGCGGACCTGGCGGTGCTGCGCTTCAACACCCGCGGCACGGTCTCGCCGGCCGGCCGCAGCCAGGGCGAGTTCGACAACGGCGTGGGGGAGCGGTTCGACGTTCAGGCCGCCATCGAGTTCGCGGACTTCTCGGACCTGCCGAACCGCTGGCTGATCGGCTGGTCGTTCGGGACCGACCTGGCGCTGATGTACGGCGAGGACCCGACGATCGACGGCCTGATCCTGCTCTCGCCGCCGCTGCGCTATTCGCGGCCGGAAGACATGGACCGCTGGGCGGCCTCCGGCAAGCCGGTCGTGGCGCTGGTGCCGGAGTTCGACGACTACCTGCGGCCGGCCGAGGCCGCCGAGAGGTTCGCCCACGCTTGGAAGGGGCACAGCCCGCAGGCCGAGGTGATCGGCGTCGAGGGCGCGAAGCACCTGTGGGTGGGCGAGAAGTACGTCCAGCGGGCGCACAACGAGATCGTGAAGCGGGTGAACCCGGCGGCGTATCCGCTGCCCACGACCTGGGACGGCGAGTTCGAGACGTTCGCCGAGTAG
- the cax gene encoding calcium/proton exchanger, translated as MTALTGASRVFSRSDLTLFGLTGLAVLGSALVTSGSLAPFLVTGAAVTLVAAMVGRAVDHLADRLGAGAVGVLQGALGNLPELFVSVFALRAGLTTVVSSAIIGSIMANLLLVLGLSFVVGSARHGVLRFSIQRARLIMGLMILSVASMLIPSLAAYIHSPAAGHEVALGRVTAVVLLVVFALSIPVSLRRDLEPTAAEGAAEVKQELDADNPWPLWLAISVLVCAAAGAAYVSDQFVKALTPAMNALHISQAFSGLVIVALAGNAVENAVGVKLAWHNRTDHALSVVLNSPLQIALVLAPALVLLSPVIGGPAFTLVFNPMLVTTVGIATLSVLYLISDGESDWLEGSAMMGLYVLIAAAFWWG; from the coding sequence ATGACCGCACTCACGGGGGCCTCACGAGTCTTCTCCCGGTCGGACCTGACCCTGTTCGGGCTGACCGGGCTCGCGGTCCTGGGCTCGGCACTGGTGACGTCCGGCTCGCTGGCCCCGTTCCTGGTGACCGGGGCCGCCGTCACCCTGGTCGCGGCGATGGTCGGGCGCGCGGTGGACCACCTGGCCGACCGCCTCGGGGCCGGCGCGGTCGGCGTGCTGCAGGGGGCCCTGGGCAACCTGCCGGAGCTGTTCGTGTCGGTGTTCGCCCTGCGGGCGGGCCTGACCACCGTCGTGAGCTCGGCGATCATCGGCTCGATCATGGCGAACCTGCTGCTGGTGCTCGGCCTGTCGTTCGTGGTGGGCAGCGCGCGGCACGGGGTGCTGCGGTTCTCCATCCAGCGGGCGCGCCTGATCATGGGCCTGATGATCCTGTCGGTGGCCTCGATGCTGATCCCCAGCCTGGCCGCCTACATCCACTCCCCGGCCGCCGGGCACGAGGTCGCGCTGGGCCGGGTCACCGCTGTGGTGCTGCTTGTGGTCTTCGCTCTGTCGATCCCGGTGAGCCTGCGCCGCGACCTGGAGCCCACCGCCGCCGAGGGAGCGGCGGAGGTGAAGCAGGAACTGGACGCCGACAACCCGTGGCCGCTGTGGCTCGCGATCTCGGTGCTCGTCTGCGCGGCGGCCGGCGCGGCGTACGTGTCCGACCAGTTCGTCAAGGCCCTGACCCCCGCGATGAACGCCCTGCACATCTCGCAGGCGTTCTCCGGCCTGGTGATCGTGGCCCTGGCCGGGAACGCCGTGGAGAACGCGGTCGGGGTGAAGCTGGCCTGGCACAACCGCACCGACCACGCGCTGTCGGTGGTGCTGAACAGCCCGCTGCAGATCGCCCTGGTGCTGGCGCCCGCGCTGGTGCTGCTCTCGCCGGTGATCGGCGGGCCGGCGTTCACGCTCGTGTTCAACCCGATGCTGGTGACCACGGTCGGGATAGCGACCCTGTCGGTGCTGTACCTGATCTCGGACGGGGAGTCGGACTGGTTGGAGGGCTCGGCGATGATGGGGCTGTACGTCCTGATCGCCGCCGCCTTCTGGTGGGGGTAG
- a CDS encoding ABC transporter permease — protein MSTPSGQDQITTQQVPGPGYAPGQQPNAGSASAAQDHLATQQVPAPGYAPGQQPNAGPGYGPPPQGAGFAGQPGPGQYAQPGPGIPAQAGFTPNQHQHHSQQPVFAGPDPFPQAKASFGSALHSEWTKIRTVRSTFWTLLITMVITIGLGALIAMGSSSHPGPDDDFTANSMSGLFFGQLVIVVFGAMAITAEYSTGMIRTSLTSQPRRGTLFWAKAGIVAAVALVVGLVCSFASFFIATAIYSGHDITVSLSDPGALRAVIGGGLYMTGTALLAFGLGAILRHTAGAITTAVGLLFVLFILVQFLPGTWRTDISKWIPFNAGLQIITTRPQDNMLSPWAGFAVFAAYAAVAVIGGAIVMRKKDA, from the coding sequence ATGAGCACCCCCTCGGGACAGGACCAGATCACCACGCAGCAGGTGCCGGGGCCCGGATACGCGCCCGGGCAGCAGCCGAACGCGGGCTCTGCCTCCGCCGCGCAGGACCACCTCGCGACGCAGCAGGTGCCGGCGCCGGGCTACGCGCCCGGGCAGCAGCCGAACGCTGGCCCGGGTTACGGGCCGCCGCCGCAGGGCGCCGGTTTCGCCGGCCAGCCCGGACCCGGTCAGTACGCCCAGCCCGGACCGGGCATCCCGGCCCAGGCCGGCTTCACGCCGAACCAGCACCAGCACCACAGCCAGCAGCCCGTTTTCGCCGGCCCCGATCCCTTCCCGCAGGCCAAGGCGAGCTTCGGCTCGGCGCTGCACTCGGAGTGGACCAAGATCCGCACCGTCCGCTCCACCTTCTGGACGCTGCTGATCACCATGGTCATCACCATCGGCCTGGGCGCGCTGATCGCCATGGGCTCCTCCAGCCATCCCGGCCCGGATGACGACTTCACCGCGAACTCCATGTCCGGCCTGTTCTTCGGGCAGCTGGTGATCGTGGTGTTCGGCGCGATGGCGATCACCGCCGAGTACAGCACCGGCATGATCCGCACCTCGCTGACCAGCCAGCCCCGGCGCGGCACGCTGTTCTGGGCCAAGGCCGGGATCGTCGCGGCGGTGGCGCTGGTGGTCGGGCTGGTCTGCTCGTTCGCGTCGTTCTTCATCGCCACGGCCATCTACTCCGGGCACGACATCACCGTGAGCCTGTCCGACCCCGGCGCGCTGCGCGCGGTGATCGGCGGGGGCCTGTACATGACCGGCACCGCGCTGCTGGCGTTCGGGCTCGGCGCGATCCTGCGGCACACCGCCGGCGCGATCACGACCGCGGTGGGCCTGCTGTTCGTGCTGTTCATCCTGGTGCAGTTCCTGCCGGGAACCTGGCGCACCGACATCAGCAAGTGGATCCCGTTCAACGCCGGATTGCAGATCATCACGACCAGGCCGCAGGACAACATGCTCTCGCCCTGGGCCGGGTTCGCGGTGTTCGCCGCATATGCCGCGGTCGCAGTGATCGGTGGCGCGATCGTCATGCGCAAGAAGGACGCGTAG
- a CDS encoding SCO5389 family protein: protein MSLDVSPDLLDAAERGEVTDEQFAECVRDSLPYAWRMVSDLSTRLHVDGADGTGFVDNTTPPPDEQARGQLLRALASDAIRGCLERHFAVKLAFQNCHRVAVFPVGTSADSEVYGRFTSVRAQLLNQSPLLRDC from the coding sequence ATGTCCCTCGATGTTTCCCCGGATCTGCTTGACGCCGCCGAGCGCGGTGAGGTGACCGACGAGCAGTTCGCCGAGTGCGTGCGGGACTCGCTGCCCTACGCGTGGCGGATGGTCAGCGACCTGTCGACCCGGCTGCACGTGGACGGCGCGGACGGGACCGGCTTCGTGGACAACACCACGCCGCCGCCGGACGAGCAGGCGCGCGGGCAGCTGCTCCGGGCTCTGGCCAGCGACGCCATCCGCGGCTGCCTGGAGCGGCACTTCGCGGTCAAGCTGGCGTTCCAGAACTGCCACCGGGTCGCGGTCTTCCCCGTCGGGACGTCCGCGGACTCCGAGGTGTACGGCAGGTTCACCTCTGTTCGTGCACAGCTCCTGAACCAGTCGCCGCTGCTGCGCGACTGCTGA
- a CDS encoding LLM class flavin-dependent oxidoreductase — MRIGVFLLAAGFPGISPERTLQTALDYGTAAEDAGFDDVFVAEHHFMPYGTCPSALTFAALLAGRTRRIGIGTAVTVLSTAHPVAVAEQAAMLDVLTGGRFTLGVGRGGPWVDLEVFGTGMEGLSHRALAEALDVLCAWGSQDSVSYDGEFHRFREVPVVPRGRPRMLVACTSPETAAMAAARRLPMLLGMHSDDAEKAEMVRAYGVGAPHASVVVAQVAESRASGISLLRQTMPTWLRPGMAAHVRFDGTRQPMRDPDAYAEHLTAIHPIGPASYCADRILQARQATGIEHFLLFVEGGGPDHTLENIKALGSSVLPLLRGA; from the coding sequence ATGCGCATCGGTGTTTTCCTGTTGGCAGCGGGCTTTCCGGGCATCTCGCCGGAGCGGACGCTGCAGACCGCCCTGGACTACGGCACCGCCGCCGAGGACGCCGGGTTCGACGACGTCTTCGTGGCCGAGCACCATTTCATGCCGTACGGCACCTGCCCGTCAGCTCTCACCTTCGCCGCACTGCTGGCCGGGCGCACCCGGAGGATCGGGATCGGGACCGCCGTGACGGTGCTGTCCACGGCGCACCCGGTCGCGGTGGCCGAGCAGGCGGCGATGCTCGACGTGCTCACCGGCGGCCGGTTCACGCTGGGGGTCGGGCGCGGCGGGCCGTGGGTGGACCTGGAGGTGTTCGGCACCGGGATGGAAGGGCTGTCGCACCGGGCCCTCGCCGAGGCGCTGGACGTCCTGTGCGCCTGGGGTTCTCAGGACTCTGTTTCCTATGACGGCGAGTTCCACCGGTTCCGCGAGGTCCCCGTGGTGCCGCGCGGACGTCCGCGGATGCTGGTGGCGTGCACGTCCCCCGAGACGGCGGCCATGGCAGCCGCACGCCGGCTGCCGATGCTGCTCGGCATGCACTCCGACGACGCCGAGAAGGCGGAGATGGTGCGGGCCTACGGGGTCGGCGCGCCGCATGCCTCGGTGGTGGTCGCCCAGGTCGCCGAGTCCCGCGCGTCGGGAATCAGCCTTCTGCGACAGACGATGCCCACGTGGCTGCGCCCGGGGATGGCCGCGCATGTCCGGTTCGACGGGACCCGGCAGCCGATGCGCGACCCCGACGCCTACGCCGAGCACCTGACGGCGATCCACCCGATCGGGCCGGCCTCGTACTGCGCCGACCGCATCCTACAGGCCCGCCAAGCGACCGGGATCGAACACTTCCTGCTCTTCGTCGAGGGCGGCGGCCCCGACCATACGCTGGAGAACATCAAGGCTTTGGGAAGTTCAGTGCTCCCACTGTTACGCGGCGCCTGA
- the nucS gene encoding endonuclease NucS, protein MRIVIAHCTVDYAGRLSSHLPEAKRLLMVKNDGSVSIHADDRAYKPLNWMSPPCVLKETAGDEDGGLVWTVTNKAGERLVITLRDIELDSSHDLGVDPGLQKDGVEAHLQELLAEQIETLGTGWTLVRREYPTAIGPVDIMARDADGAHVAVEIKRRGEIDGVEQLTRYLELLNRDPLLAPVRGVFAAQEIKPQARVLAADRGIECTVLDYEVLRGMDDPSSRLF, encoded by the coding sequence ATGCGCATCGTCATCGCCCACTGCACCGTCGACTACGCCGGCCGTCTGTCCTCACACCTCCCGGAGGCCAAGCGCCTGCTGATGGTGAAGAACGACGGCAGCGTCTCGATCCACGCCGACGACCGCGCCTACAAGCCGCTCAACTGGATGTCGCCGCCGTGTGTGCTCAAGGAGACCGCCGGCGACGAGGACGGCGGCCTGGTCTGGACGGTCACCAACAAGGCCGGCGAGCGCCTGGTGATCACTCTGCGCGACATCGAGCTGGACTCCAGCCACGACCTCGGCGTCGACCCCGGCCTGCAGAAGGACGGCGTCGAGGCGCACCTGCAGGAACTGCTGGCCGAGCAGATCGAGACCCTGGGCACCGGCTGGACCCTGGTCCGCCGCGAGTACCCGACCGCCATCGGCCCGGTGGACATCATGGCCCGCGACGCCGACGGCGCCCACGTCGCCGTGGAGATCAAGCGCCGCGGCGAGATCGACGGCGTCGAGCAGCTGACCCGCTACCTGGAACTGCTCAACCGCGACCCGCTGCTGGCCCCGGTCCGCGGGGTGTTCGCGGCGCAGGAGATCAAGCCGCAGGCGCGGGTGCTGGCCGCGGACCGCGGGATCGAGTGCACGGTGCTGGACTACGAGGTGCTGCGCGGGATGGACGACCCGAGTTCGCGGTTGTTCTGA
- a CDS encoding ABC transporter permease subunit has translation MTATTPDTPPVLAIENRGGAAFPRLLAMEWTKLRSVRSTVWSLLAFVILTLGLSALLTWLQVNQWDKLDPSQQESYRRDATGNILGSGFVLGQLAICVLGAMVITTEYSTGMIRASLLAAPKRTPMLAAKVVVFAVVTFVIGEIVAFGAFFIAAPIIHSKVPVSLGDKGVLRALFGAGLYLMMLGLFALAIGALLRQTAAAITGVIAFVEVLAPLAQLLPGSWGKHVHAYLPTEAGHLVAQTVPGKNDLLSAWQGFGVFTLWTVLLLVVAGWLLKRRDA, from the coding sequence ATGACCGCCACGACCCCCGACACCCCGCCGGTCCTGGCCATCGAGAACCGCGGCGGCGCCGCGTTCCCGCGCCTGCTGGCCATGGAGTGGACCAAGCTGCGCAGCGTGCGCTCCACGGTCTGGTCGCTGCTGGCCTTCGTGATCCTGACGCTCGGTCTGTCCGCCCTGCTCACCTGGCTGCAGGTGAACCAGTGGGACAAGCTCGATCCCAGCCAGCAGGAGTCCTACCGGCGCGACGCGACCGGCAACATCCTCGGCTCCGGCTTCGTCCTGGGCCAGCTGGCGATCTGCGTCCTGGGCGCCATGGTGATCACGACCGAGTACAGCACCGGCATGATCCGCGCCTCGCTGCTCGCGGCCCCCAAGCGGACGCCCATGCTGGCCGCGAAGGTCGTGGTGTTCGCCGTCGTGACGTTCGTGATCGGCGAGATCGTGGCCTTCGGCGCGTTCTTCATCGCGGCCCCGATCATCCACAGCAAGGTGCCGGTGAGCCTGGGCGACAAGGGCGTGCTGCGGGCGCTGTTCGGCGCGGGCCTGTACCTGATGATGCTCGGCCTGTTCGCGCTGGCGATCGGCGCCCTGCTGCGGCAGACCGCGGCCGCCATCACCGGCGTCATCGCGTTCGTCGAGGTGCTGGCACCGCTGGCCCAGTTGCTGCCGGGCTCGTGGGGCAAGCACGTGCACGCCTATCTCCCCACCGAGGCCGGACATCTGGTCGCCCAGACGGTGCCGGGCAAGAACGACCTGCTGTCCGCCTGGCAGGGATTCGGCGTATTCACGCTTTGGACCGTGCTCCTGCTGGTCGTCGCCGGGTGGCTGCTGAAGCGGCGCGACGCCTGA
- a CDS encoding 3-hydroxyacyl-CoA dehydrogenase family protein, with translation MPREFTTIGIVGLGTMGAGIAEVMARNGIKVIGVEVDDAGLARGRGHLQASVARAVKRGKLTDAEAGELTDRITFSTSLDDLAAAELVVEAVPEDLALKRSVFQRLDAICPPETVLATNTSALSVTEISVATARPSRVVGVHFFNPATVMKLAEVVRTVVTDPEVVDDVEALVRRLGKDDVTCGDRAGFIANALLFGYLNHAVAMYEQKYATREDIDTAMKLGCGLPMGPLALLDLIGIDTAYEILDTMYKQGRDRLHAPAPILKQMATAGLLGRKTGRGFYTYEGSDSPVVVDDEQTPVAGGRGRHGDQVREVRKIGVVGSGTMANGIAEVCVKAGYDTVLVARATAKADAARAAIGRSLEKAVQRGKLTEQDRDAALARLHGTVDLADLAEADLVIEAVVEDVEVKRALFANFDELCKPGAILATTTSSLPVIECAMATRRPADVIGVHFFNPAPVMKLVEVVRTVKTADDVAATVHEVCAKLGKVAVDCGDRAGFIVNALLFPYLNDAVKMLEAHYATSEDIDTAMKRGCGYPMGPFELLDVVGLDVSLAIQRVLYLEFREPGFAPAPLLEHLVTAGYLGRKAGRGFRDYGSR, from the coding sequence ATGCCCCGCGAGTTCACCACCATCGGCATCGTCGGCCTGGGCACCATGGGCGCCGGCATCGCCGAAGTCATGGCCCGCAACGGCATCAAGGTCATCGGCGTCGAGGTCGACGACGCCGGCCTGGCCCGCGGCCGCGGCCACCTGCAGGCCTCCGTGGCGCGCGCGGTCAAGCGCGGCAAGCTGACCGACGCCGAGGCCGGGGAGCTGACCGACCGGATCACCTTCAGCACCAGCCTGGACGACCTGGCCGCGGCCGAGCTCGTCGTCGAGGCCGTGCCGGAGGACCTGGCGCTCAAGCGCTCCGTCTTCCAGCGGCTGGACGCGATCTGTCCGCCCGAGACAGTCCTGGCCACCAACACCTCGGCGCTGTCGGTCACCGAGATCTCGGTGGCGACCGCCCGGCCCTCGCGCGTGGTGGGCGTGCACTTCTTCAACCCGGCCACGGTCATGAAGCTGGCCGAGGTGGTGCGCACCGTGGTCACCGACCCGGAGGTGGTCGACGACGTCGAGGCCCTGGTGCGCCGGCTCGGCAAGGACGACGTCACCTGCGGCGACCGCGCCGGCTTCATCGCCAACGCGCTGCTGTTCGGCTACCTGAACCACGCGGTGGCGATGTACGAGCAGAAGTACGCCACCCGCGAGGACATCGACACCGCCATGAAGCTCGGCTGCGGGCTGCCGATGGGCCCGCTGGCGCTGCTGGACCTGATCGGGATCGACACCGCCTACGAGATCCTGGACACGATGTACAAGCAGGGACGCGACCGGCTGCACGCCCCGGCGCCGATCCTGAAGCAGATGGCGACCGCGGGCCTGCTCGGCCGCAAGACCGGCCGCGGCTTCTACACGTATGAGGGCTCTGACTCCCCGGTCGTGGTCGACGACGAGCAGACCCCCGTCGCCGGCGGCCGGGGCCGGCACGGCGACCAGGTCCGCGAGGTGCGCAAGATCGGCGTCGTGGGCTCGGGCACGATGGCCAACGGCATCGCGGAGGTCTGCGTCAAGGCCGGGTACGACACGGTGCTGGTGGCCCGCGCCACCGCCAAGGCCGACGCGGCGCGCGCGGCGATCGGGCGGTCGCTGGAGAAGGCGGTGCAGCGCGGCAAGCTGACCGAGCAGGACCGGGACGCGGCGCTGGCCCGCCTGCACGGCACCGTCGACCTGGCCGACCTGGCAGAGGCCGACCTGGTGATCGAGGCGGTGGTGGAGGACGTCGAGGTCAAGCGCGCGCTGTTCGCGAACTTCGACGAGCTGTGCAAGCCCGGCGCGATCCTGGCCACCACGACCTCCTCGCTGCCGGTCATCGAGTGCGCGATGGCCACCCGGCGGCCGGCCGACGTGATCGGCGTGCACTTCTTCAACCCGGCGCCGGTGATGAAGCTGGTCGAGGTGGTGCGCACGGTGAAGACCGCGGACGACGTGGCCGCCACGGTGCACGAGGTGTGCGCGAAGCTGGGCAAGGTCGCGGTGGACTGCGGCGACCGCGCCGGGTTCATCGTGAACGCGCTGCTGTTCCCGTACCTGAACGACGCGGTGAAGATGCTGGAGGCGCACTACGCCACGAGCGAGGACATCGACACCGCGATGAAGCGCGGCTGCGGCTACCCGATGGGCCCCTTCGAGCTGCTGGACGTGGTGGGCCTGGACGTGTCGCTGGCCATCCAGCGGGTGCTGTACCTGGAGTTCCGCGAGCCCGGCTTCGCGCCGGCGCCGCTGCTGGAACACCTGGTGACCGCGGGATACCTGGGACGCAAGGCGGGTCGTGGGTTCCGGGATTACGGGTCCCGCTGA
- a CDS encoding class I SAM-dependent methyltransferase — protein MDRTFEELIAEGHAVDVSGWDFSWLDGRATEERPPWGYQRQMGERIGRAHLHLDIQTGGGEVLAGVPQRASGGMVATEGWPPNVAVAQRNLRDKGAVVVFDEDEPPLPFADNTFDLVTSRHPVMAHWREIARVLAPGGTYFSQHIGPDSGHEVYEWFLGPKPTGRSFREPELARQEVAKNGLELVSLDEAELKMEFFDVGAMVYFLRKVIWFVPDFSVEKYREDLMRLHEHIGREGSFVAYSRRFLIEARKPEA, from the coding sequence ATGGACCGCACATTCGAGGAACTGATCGCGGAAGGCCACGCGGTCGACGTCAGCGGCTGGGACTTCTCCTGGCTGGACGGCCGCGCCACCGAGGAGCGCCCGCCGTGGGGGTACCAGCGGCAGATGGGTGAGCGCATCGGCCGGGCGCACCTGCACCTGGACATCCAGACCGGCGGCGGCGAGGTGCTGGCCGGGGTGCCGCAGCGGGCCTCCGGCGGCATGGTCGCCACCGAGGGCTGGCCGCCGAACGTCGCGGTCGCGCAGCGGAATCTGCGGGACAAGGGCGCGGTCGTCGTCTTCGACGAGGACGAGCCGCCGCTGCCCTTCGCCGACAACACCTTCGACCTGGTCACCAGCCGGCACCCGGTGATGGCGCACTGGCGGGAGATCGCCCGGGTCCTGGCGCCCGGCGGCACCTACTTCTCCCAGCACATCGGCCCGGACAGCGGGCACGAGGTCTACGAGTGGTTCCTGGGCCCCAAGCCGACCGGCAGGAGCTTCCGCGAGCCGGAGCTGGCGCGCCAGGAGGTCGCGAAGAACGGCCTGGAGCTCGTGAGCCTGGACGAGGCCGAGTTGAAGATGGAGTTCTTCGACGTCGGCGCGATGGTCTACTTCCTGCGCAAGGTCATCTGGTTCGTGCCGGACTTCAGCGTCGAGAAGTACCGCGAGGACCTGATGCGGCTGCACGAGCACATCGGCCGTGAGGGCTCGTTCGTGGCGTACTCGCGGCGTTTCCTGATCGAGGCGCGCAAGCCCGAAGCCTGA
- a CDS encoding ABC transporter ATP-binding protein: protein MIEVHDLSKRYGDKIAVDHLTFAVEPGRITGFLGPNGAGKSTTMRLILGLDRPHSGRATIGGVPYADLREPLRKVGALLEARAVHTGRSAYNHLWCLAQSQGLPKSRVGEALALVGLTEVARKRAGGFSLGMGQRLGIAAALLGDPQVLILDEPVNGLDPEGVLWIRNLMKSLAAAGKTIFVSSHLMSEMAQTADHLVVIGRGRLIADESVDAFIARSSERSVLVRTPQPAQLAKELARDAVSGNGNANGNGNGNGNGSSPAAEDGSDGAVTVTTADDGALIVRGMDAAEIGEKAAAARVVLHELTPQRASLEEAFMELTRGAVEYHVEMDQHRDPAPLPAQDVPVVPAAAPVSESEAAE, encoded by the coding sequence GTGATCGAAGTGCACGACCTGTCCAAACGGTACGGCGACAAGATCGCCGTGGACCATCTGACGTTCGCGGTCGAACCGGGCCGGATCACCGGCTTCCTGGGCCCGAACGGCGCCGGCAAGTCCACCACGATGCGGCTGATCCTGGGCCTGGACCGCCCGCACTCCGGCCGCGCCACCATCGGCGGCGTGCCCTACGCGGACCTGCGCGAACCGCTGCGCAAGGTCGGCGCGCTCCTGGAGGCGCGCGCCGTGCACACCGGCCGCTCGGCCTACAACCACCTGTGGTGCCTGGCGCAGAGCCAGGGCCTGCCCAAGTCCCGGGTCGGCGAGGCGCTGGCCCTGGTCGGCCTGACCGAGGTGGCGCGCAAGCGGGCCGGCGGTTTCTCCCTGGGCATGGGCCAGCGCCTGGGCATCGCGGCCGCGCTGCTGGGCGACCCGCAGGTGCTGATCCTGGACGAGCCGGTCAACGGGCTCGACCCGGAGGGCGTGCTGTGGATCAGGAACCTGATGAAGTCGCTGGCCGCCGCCGGCAAGACCATCTTCGTCTCCTCCCACCTGATGAGCGAGATGGCGCAGACCGCCGACCATCTGGTGGTGATCGGGCGCGGCCGGCTGATCGCGGACGAGTCGGTGGACGCGTTCATCGCGCGCTCCTCGGAACGCTCCGTGCTGGTGCGCACGCCGCAGCCGGCGCAGCTGGCCAAGGAACTGGCCCGGGACGCGGTCTCGGGCAATGGAAACGCCAATGGCAACGGCAACGGCAACGGCAACGGCTCCAGCCCCGCCGCCGAGGACGGATCCGACGGCGCGGTCACCGTCACCACCGCCGACGACGGCGCCCTGATCGTGCGCGGCATGGACGCCGCCGAGATCGGCGAGAAGGCGGCCGCGGCCCGCGTCGTCCTGCACGAGCTGACCCCGCAGCGGGCCTCGCTGGAGGAGGCGTTCATGGAGCTGACCCGCGGCGCGGTCGAGTACCACGTGGAGATGGACCAGCACCGCGACCCGGCTCCGCTCCCGGCCCAGGACGTACCCGTGGTCCCGGCGGCCGCGCCGGTTTCCGAGAGCGAGGCCGCCGAATGA
- a CDS encoding ABC transporter ATP-binding protein: MIEAIGLTKQYGDKKAVDGLTFTVRPGVVTGFLGPNGAGKSTTMRMILGLDAPSSGTVTVNGRPYAKAVAPMREVGALLDAKAIHGGRSAYNHLLCLAQSNHLPARRVDEVLELTGLREVAKKRSGGFSLGMGQRLGIAAALLGDPRVLMFDEPVNGLDPDGIRWIREFMRKLASEGRTVFVSSHLMSEMEHTADHLIVIGRGRLQADCSVQEFIARNSEQTVTVRTPDAMKLMQLLAGKGARVASDDGGLITVRGASPQQIGDLAFDNQIRVHELAPHQASLEEAFMEMTKDDVEYRAVGVGQQGPGGPGGPGTPQNPYAAPGQMIGAR; encoded by the coding sequence ATGATCGAAGCTATAGGGCTCACCAAGCAGTACGGCGACAAGAAAGCCGTAGACGGCTTGACGTTCACCGTGCGACCGGGGGTGGTGACCGGCTTCCTCGGACCGAACGGTGCCGGAAAGTCGACGACCATGCGGATGATCCTGGGGCTGGACGCGCCGTCGTCCGGCACGGTCACCGTCAACGGCCGCCCCTATGCCAAGGCCGTGGCCCCGATGCGCGAGGTCGGCGCATTGCTGGACGCCAAGGCGATCCACGGCGGCCGCTCCGCCTACAACCACCTGCTGTGCCTGGCGCAGTCCAACCACCTGCCGGCCCGCCGGGTCGACGAGGTGCTGGAGCTGACGGGCCTGCGCGAGGTGGCCAAGAAGCGTTCCGGGGGCTTCTCCCTGGGCATGGGCCAGCGGCTGGGGATCGCCGCGGCCCTGCTCGGCGACCCGCGGGTGCTGATGTTCGACGAGCCGGTCAACGGCCTGGACCCGGACGGCATCCGCTGGATCCGCGAGTTCATGCGCAAGCTGGCCTCCGAGGGCCGCACGGTCTTCGTCTCCTCACACCTGATGTCCGAGATGGAGCACACCGCCGACCACCTGATCGTGATCGGCCGCGGCCGGCTGCAGGCGGACTGCTCGGTGCAGGAGTTCATCGCCCGCAACTCCGAGCAGACCGTCACGGTCCGCACCCCGGACGCCATGAAGCTGATGCAGCTGCTGGCCGGCAAGGGCGCGCGGGTCGCCTCCGACGACGGCGGCCTGATCACGGTCCGCGGCGCCAGCCCGCAGCAGATCGGCGACCTGGCCTTCGACAACCAGATCCGGGTGCACGAACTCGCGCCGCACCAGGCCTCGCTGGAAGAGGCCTTCATGGAGATGACCAAGGACGACGTGGAGTACCGGGCCGTCGGCGTCGGCCAGCAGGGTCCCGGCGGACCAGGCGGACCAGGCACGCCGCAGAACCCGTACGCCGCCCCCGGCCAGATGATCGGAGCCCGTTGA